The following are encoded together in the Panicum virgatum strain AP13 chromosome 6K, P.virgatum_v5, whole genome shotgun sequence genome:
- the LOC120711608 gene encoding putative disease resistance protein RGA3, producing MFDPISLASAAATWVVNKLLDRLSSAAINALLSSEGLEKEVAHLSDALRRANLVLGAVPAGAAAGIRIRNQQLVVQINQMQRLAADLAKYLDELEYYEIKEKVKTTNQKSSKLLASVKSITQVGQPKLKINKSDIPHIKDAVDNLHKISEDVHNALLLEKLDGINWSTQNASTDTREAVENFTEAKVFSREEKNEIVDLICRHASSDQELFVLPIVGDGGIGKTTLARLVYHDPQVKGKFDILIWIYVSANFDEAKLTQGILEQIPDCEYKNTKNLTVLQRCIKKYLTKRFLLVLDDMWEESEGRWDKLLAPLRCMQVKGNAILVTTRKLSVAIITSKKEAHVNLGGMKEDVFWRFFKQCIFGDENYRGQKKLMRIAKEIVTKLKGNPLAAKSVGTLLRRNIDEIHWRKILDSDEWKLENGIDGIVPALMLSYNHLSYHLQLLFSYCALFPKGYKFDKDQLIRMWIALGFVMDERRKLEDAGSDSFDDLVDRSFFQKDEHCFVVHDLIHDVAREVSLHECLTVDGSDLQKVFPSVRHVGIWTELVYNEQNIERSITFEEKLDQIQNNVILTSLESLMLVGVYDENFSTKFVKILDQLRYIRVLKISAMPFNAEILLSSVKKFIHLRYLELKFDSDLHKPLPDAICKLYHLQVLDVRHWRGLDNLPKGMSNLVNLRCLFVPGSGSLYSNIYRVGQLKFLQELKEFRVRQENGFEISQLENLNEIRGSLSILDLENATKQEACRARIKDKKHLRKLSLSWATSSISPAIQKEIMEVLEPHYYLDHLCVLNYAGATPSWLRENFSLSNLENLHLQNCAAMQTLPPFEKMPSLKTLSLVDMPSLKDVGIDFGCGSANTDTDSQSSEEDELELSEIEISKCSALKSIRLHSCKALTKLSISNCKALAFLEGLPSPDQLKHYVVHGCPQFPPGSI from the exons ATGTTCGACCCCATCAGCctcgcgtccgcggcggcgacaTGGGTGGTGAACAAGCTGCTCGACCGCCTCTCCAGCGCCGCCATCAACGCGCTGCTCAGCTCCGAGGGCCTCGAGAAGGAAGTCGCGCACCTCAGTGACGCGCTGCGCCGCGCCAACCTCGTCCTCGGTGCCGTGCccgccggggccgccgccggaatCAGGATCAGGAACCAGCAGTTGGTGGTGCAGATCAATCAAATGCAGCGCCTGGCCGCCGACCTGGCCAAGTACCTCGACGAGCTCGAGTACTACGAGATCAAGGAAAAG GTTAAAACGACGAACCAGAAGAGCAGCAAACTATTGGCATCCGTGAAATCTATCACTCAAGTTGGACAACCGAAGCTGAAAATCAATAAATCTGACATACCACATATAAAAGACGCTGTGGATAATCTGCATAAGATTTCTGAGGATGTTCACAACGCTCTACTGCTAGAGAAACTTGATGGAATCAACTGGTCGACTCAAAACGCAAGCACAGACACCCGTGAGGCCGTAGAGAACTTCACTGAAGCTAAGGTGTTctcaagagaagagaagaaTGAGATTGTGGACCTAATTTGTCGCCATGCATCAAGTGATCAAGAGCTTTTTGTTCTTCCCATAGTTGGTGATGGAGGTATTGGGAAGACAACACTTGCTCGGTTAGTGTACCATGACCCTCAGGTAAAAGGTAAATTTGACATCCTGATTTGGATCTATGTGTCTGCCAACTTTGATGAAGCCAAGCTCACTCAAGGGATTCTGGAACAAATACCCGACTGCGAATATAAGAACACTAAAAACCTTACTGTGCTTCAACGTTGTATCAAGAAATATTTGACCAAAAGATTTCTACTTGTTTTGGATGACATGTGGGAAGAGAGTGAGGGTCGCTGGGACAAGCTATTAGCTCCACTTAGATGTATGCAAGTTAAAGGTAATGCAATTCTAGTGACAACTCGGAAGTTGTCTGTTGCCATCATAACAAGCAAAAAAGAGGCACATGTCAACTTGGGTGGTATGAAGGAAGATGTATTTTGGCGTTTCTTCAAACAATGCATATTTGGTGATGAGAATTATCGAGGCCAAAAAAAGCTGATGAGAATTGCAAAGGAAATAGTCACCAAGCTGAAAGGAAATCCATTAGCAGCTAAAAGTGTGGGCACACTTTTGAGAAGAAATattgatgagattcactggagAAAAATTTTGGATAGTGATGAGTGGAAGTTAGAAAATGGGATAGATGGCATTGTGCCAGCACTAATGCTCAGTTACAATCACTTATCTTATCACCTTCAGCTGCTCTTCTCATATTGTGCTTTGTTTCCAAAGGGTTACAAATTTGATAAAGATCAGTTGATACGGATGTGGATTGCACTTGGCTTTGTCATGGACGAAAGAAGGAAACTGGAAGATGCAGGAAGTGACAGTTTTGATGATTTGGTTGACCGGAGCTTTTTTCAGAAAGATGAACACTGCTTTGTTGTACATGATCTGATACATGATGTAGCACGAGAAGTCTCACTACATGAATGCCTTACAGTTGATGGCTCAGATCTTCAAAAAGTCTTCCCATCTGTTCGTCATGTTGGCATCTGGACTGAGTTGGTTTATAATGAACAGAACATAGAACGTAGTATAACTTTTGAAGAAAAGCTAGATCAAATTCAGAATAATGTTATCCTGACAAGCTTGGAGAGTTTAATGCTGGTAGGTGTGTATGATGAGAACTTCTCAACAAAATTTGTGAAGATTCTGGATCAATTGCGTTATATCCGGGTACTTAAGATATCAGCGATGCCCTTCAATGCTGAAATTTTGCTATCCAGTGTCAAAAAGTTCATCCATCTTCGCTATTTAGAACTGAAATTTGATTCTGACTTGCATAAACCTTTGCCTGATGCAATATGTAAGCTCTACCACCTACAGGTACTAGATGTCAGACATTGGAGAGGTCTGGATAACTTGCCAAAGGGTATGAGTAATCTTGTCAACCTACGCTGTCTGTTTGTTCCAGGGTCAGGATCATTGTACTCAAATATATATCGAGTTGGTCAACTTAAGTTTCTACAAGAACTGAAAGAATTTCGGGTTCGACAAGAGAATGGCTTTGAAATTTCACAGCTGGAAAATTTAAATGAAATCAGAGGGTCACTTAGTATTTTGGATCTTGAGAATGCCACAAAGCAAGAGGCATGTCGAGCAAGGATTAAAGACAAAAAGCATCTGCGTAAACTTTCACTATCATGGGCAACTTCAAGCATAAGTCCTGCTATTCAGAAAGAAATAATGGAAGTTCTTGAACCACATTATTACCTTGACCATCTTTGTGTCCTCAATTATGCTGGTGCTACTCCATCATGGTTACGAGAAAATTTTTCGCTCAGCAATTTAGAAAACCTCCATCTCCAAAACTGCGCAGCAATGCAGACCCTACCACCGTTTGAAAAGATGCCATCCTTGAAGACACTCTCCTTAGTTGATATGCCCTCTCTGAAAGATGTCGGGATTGACTTTGGTTGTGGCAGTGCAAATACAGATACAGATTCCCAGTCCTCTGAGGAAGATGAACTCGAGTTAAGTGAAATTGAAATATCCAAGTGTTCAGCTTTAAAATCCATAAGGCTTCATTCCTGCAAAGCACTGACTAAATTAAGCATCAGCAACTGCAAAGCACTAGCTTTCTTAGAGGGTTTGCCATCTCCAGATCAACTGAAGCACTATGTTGTCCATGGATGCCCTCAGTTTCCACCTGGTTCCATCTGA
- the LOC120713202 gene encoding uncharacterized protein LOC120713202, whose translation MAHDNSSVQIELERVQKKQRFRRIFVALKPRIDGFLEGCRPFIGVDASNLYGKYRGQLASATGVDGHNWLYHIAYAIFDNENEDNLVWFMEQLHRAIVDVPNLVICTDACKGLETTGAVFPHAENRECMRHLYQNFMKQFTGDVFTDHLYPAARNYTTGMFQWHMKKIYIAPNTIEHLETRNNRIWYRCGFFENNKCDYLTNNVSESFNAQVKKFKGLLLHELVDKLRELIMEKRGT comes from the coding sequence ATGGCACACGATAACTCATCAGTACAGATAGAGTTAGAGAGGGTTCAGAAGAAGCAAAGGTTTAGGAGGATTTTTGTAGCTCTTAAACCACGTATTGATGGATTCCTAGAGGGATGCAGACCATTTATAGGTGTTGATGCATCAAATTTGTATGGCAAGTACAGAGGACAGTTGGCATCTGCAACTGGTGTAGATGGGCACAATTGGCTGTATCACATTGCATATGCAATTTTTGACAATGAGAATGAGGACAACTTGGTTTGGTTCATGGAACAGCTGCACAGAGCCATTGTAGATGTTCCTAACCTAGTTATTTGTACAGATGCTTGTAAAGGTTTGGAGACAACAGGAGCTGTATTCCCACATGCTGAAAATAGGGAATGCATGAGACACTTGTACCAGAATTTTATGAAGCAGTTTACAGGTGATGTTTTCACTGATCACCTGTATCCAGCTGCTAGGAATTACACAACTGGAATGTTCCAGTGGCACATGAAGAAAATATACATTGCACCTAACACAATTGAGCATCTAGAGACACGCAACAATAGAATATGGTACAGATGTGGGTTCTTTGAAAACAACAAGTGTGATTACTTGACCAATAATGTGTCAGAGAGTTTCAATGCTCAAGTGAAGAAGTTCAAAGGGTTGCTGTTGCATGAGCTAGTCGACAAGCTGAGGGAGCTCATAATGGAAAAGAGAGGTACTTGA